From one Flavobacterium sp. N502536 genomic stretch:
- a CDS encoding DUF2683 family protein — protein sequence MEAIILHPKNKAQLSLLKNLAKEMGMMFETKNEDEIIAGYTPNGKAFSVSEYKENIQNRIDDVKDGTAKTFTSEEVLNHIIKR from the coding sequence ATGGAAGCCATAATATTACATCCTAAGAACAAAGCACAGTTATCTCTTTTGAAAAATTTAGCAAAAGAAATGGGAATGATGTTTGAAACAAAAAATGAAGATGAAATAATAGCTGGATATACTCCAAATGGTAAAGCTTTTTCTGTTTCTGAATATAAAGAAAACATACAAAATCGTATTGATGATGTAAAAGATGGAACTGCTAAAACGTTTACTTCTGAAGAAGTATTAAATCATATTATTAAAAGATGA
- a CDS encoding type II toxin-antitoxin system RelE/ParE family toxin yields MIVWESRAKQELQEIYDYIFLNSPQNAENVITELVSTAENISNMPFKHPIEPYFNDENIRFVPKWSYKIIYLIGDIDITILSVFNTSQSSLRISR; encoded by the coding sequence ATGATCGTTTGGGAATCTAGAGCAAAACAAGAGCTACAAGAGATTTATGATTATATTTTCTTAAACAGTCCTCAAAATGCAGAAAACGTCATTACTGAATTAGTTTCAACTGCCGAAAATATTTCAAATATGCCTTTTAAGCATCCAATAGAACCCTATTTTAATGATGAAAACATTCGTTTTGTTCCAAAATGGAGTTACAAAATAATCTATTTGATTGGCGATATTGACATTACTATCTTATCTGTTTTTAATACTTCTCAAAGCTCACTAAGAATTAGTCGATAA